In Microbacterium sp. AB, a single genomic region encodes these proteins:
- a CDS encoding DEAD/DEAH box helicase, translating to MTSFAELGIDQDIVDALAAKGIVDTFPIQEQTIPLSLPGQDVIGQAKTGTGKTFGFGIPVVQRIGANPEPGVKALIVVPTRELAVQVYEDIDLLTTGRSTSVVAIYGGKAYEGQIEQLKAGAQIVVGTPGRLIDLAGQRLLDLSNAAEVVLDEADKMLDLGFLADIEKIFQKVPAKRHTQLFSATMPGPIIALARRFMVNPIHIRATDPDEGLTQANIRHIVYRAHALDKIEIIARVLQAEGRGKTVIFTRTKRAAQKLVDELNDRGFNAAAVHGDMGQEQRERSMASFKAGKKDVLIATDVAARGIDVDDVSHVVNHTIPDDEKAYLHRVGRTGRAGRTGIAVTFVDWEDLHKWALINRALDFGQPEPTETYSSSPHLYADLAIPAGTKGRLTKAPATAAVKTVSGETGGGESKPRRHRRRPDGQATDGRDAAAPEGQGTHDGEGREHHDGKPSPARRRRRRRVSGQASQGA from the coding sequence ATGACGTCATTCGCCGAGCTGGGCATCGACCAGGACATCGTCGACGCACTGGCCGCCAAGGGCATCGTCGACACCTTCCCCATCCAGGAGCAGACCATCCCCCTGTCCCTCCCCGGACAGGATGTGATCGGCCAGGCCAAGACCGGGACGGGCAAGACCTTCGGCTTCGGGATCCCCGTGGTCCAGCGCATCGGCGCGAACCCCGAGCCCGGCGTGAAGGCCCTCATCGTCGTGCCCACGCGGGAGCTCGCCGTGCAGGTCTACGAGGACATCGACCTGCTCACCACGGGCCGCTCCACGAGCGTCGTGGCGATCTACGGCGGCAAGGCCTACGAGGGCCAGATCGAGCAGCTCAAGGCCGGCGCCCAGATCGTCGTCGGCACGCCGGGGCGCCTCATCGACCTCGCCGGCCAGCGCCTGCTCGACCTGTCGAACGCGGCCGAGGTCGTGCTCGACGAGGCCGACAAGATGCTCGACCTGGGCTTCCTCGCGGACATCGAGAAGATCTTCCAGAAGGTTCCCGCGAAGCGCCACACCCAGCTGTTCAGCGCGACCATGCCCGGCCCGATCATCGCGCTCGCGCGGCGGTTCATGGTGAACCCCATCCACATCCGCGCGACGGACCCCGACGAGGGCCTCACGCAGGCCAACATCCGCCACATCGTCTACCGGGCGCACGCGCTCGACAAGATCGAGATCATCGCGCGCGTGCTGCAGGCGGAGGGCCGCGGGAAGACCGTCATCTTCACGCGCACCAAGCGCGCGGCGCAGAAGCTCGTCGACGAGCTCAACGACCGCGGCTTCAACGCCGCTGCGGTGCACGGGGACATGGGCCAGGAGCAGCGCGAGCGCTCCATGGCCTCGTTCAAGGCGGGCAAGAAGGACGTCCTCATCGCCACGGACGTCGCCGCGCGCGGGATCGACGTGGACGACGTGAGCCACGTCGTCAACCACACGATCCCGGACGACGAGAAGGCCTATCTGCACCGCGTGGGACGCACGGGGCGCGCCGGACGCACGGGCATCGCCGTGACGTTCGTCGACTGGGAGGATCTGCACAAGTGGGCGCTCATCAACAGGGCCCTCGACTTCGGACAGCCCGAGCCGACCGAGACGTACTCGTCGAGCCCGCACCTCTACGCCGACCTCGCCATCCCCGCGGGCACCAAGGGGCGGCTCACGAAGGCCCCGGCGACCGCGGCGGTCAAGACCGTGTCCGGCGAGACGGGCGGCGGGGAGTCGAAGCCGCGCCGGCACCGGCGCCGCCCGGACGGGCAGGCGACCGACGGCCGTGATGCCGCGGCCCCGGAGGGCCAGGGCACACACGACGGCGAAGGCAGGGAGCACCACGACGGCAAGCCGTCGCCCGCACGTCGCCGGCGCCGTCGCCGCGTCTCGGGACAGGCGTCGCAGGGCGCCTGA
- a CDS encoding ferritin-like fold-containing protein, translating into MVNWQFWRRPTPARILRLRPRGELTGAVRVEFQELAPDVRTFLGQAAYLQLGYFETLTRLIRATPDLAEKEALSLAAGAALRKHRGIIDVIRDGGDDPTELMLPFQEQLDAFRRETIGARPRETMLTVHITAGMLDDFYLALASGYGETGRRVARVLRFDHDRQQIAQLLVETIGSDEEWRSLLSMWARRLVGDTLLVARAALRMDAADEGARTGDDVEKVVEPVFTALMAAHARRMDALGLAA; encoded by the coding sequence GTGGTCAACTGGCAGTTCTGGCGGCGGCCGACGCCCGCGCGCATCCTGCGTCTGCGTCCGCGCGGCGAGCTCACCGGCGCGGTGCGCGTCGAGTTCCAGGAGCTGGCGCCGGACGTGCGCACGTTCCTCGGTCAGGCGGCCTACCTGCAGCTGGGCTATTTCGAGACCCTCACGCGGCTCATCCGCGCCACGCCCGACCTGGCCGAGAAGGAGGCACTCTCGCTCGCGGCGGGAGCGGCCCTGCGCAAGCACAGGGGGATCATCGACGTGATCCGAGACGGGGGCGACGACCCGACGGAGCTCATGCTCCCGTTCCAGGAGCAGCTGGACGCGTTCCGGCGCGAGACGATCGGCGCGCGTCCCCGCGAGACGATGCTCACCGTCCACATCACGGCCGGCATGCTCGACGACTTCTATCTCGCGCTCGCGTCGGGATACGGCGAGACCGGGCGACGCGTGGCGAGGGTGCTGCGGTTCGACCACGATCGCCAGCAGATCGCCCAGCTGCTGGTCGAGACGATCGGCAGCGACGAGGAATGGCGATCGCTGCTGTCGATGTGGGCCCGGCGCCTGGTGGGCGACACCCTGCTCGTCGCGCGCGCCGCGCTGCGGATGGACGCGGCCGACGAGGGCGCCCGGACCGGCGACGACGTGGAGAAGGTCGTCGAGCCGGTGTTCACCGCGCTCATGGCCGCCCACGCGCGCCGCATGGACGCGCTCGGCCTGGCCGCATGA
- a CDS encoding DUF3107 domain-containing protein: MEIRIGITNSGRELTFETSDSAAEVKAAVAAALDEGASHLSFTDVKGNAYFVPSANLAFVEIGTEETRRVGFVA; this comes from the coding sequence GTGGAGATCCGAATCGGCATCACGAACTCCGGCCGCGAGCTGACCTTCGAGACGTCCGACAGCGCGGCCGAGGTGAAGGCCGCCGTCGCCGCCGCCCTCGACGAGGGGGCGAGCCACCTGTCGTTCACCGACGTCAAGGGCAACGCCTACTTCGTCCCCTCCGCCAACCTCGCCTTCGTCGAGATCGGCACCGAGGAGACGCGCCGCGTCGGCTTCGTCGCCTGA
- a CDS encoding ATP-dependent helicase → MPSWEWDAAQRAVVGMPQDASATVIGAPGTGKTSVLVERVAALVGSGTSAEEVLVVTPSRASATRLRDELGLRVAVASPGPLARSIGSLAFQIVRADAVRRRADAPRLLTGADQDRILAEILAGHEEDEAAGVDRWPAHLAAPVRASKGFRSELRAFLTELVELDVPARELRALGRETWTAVADLVDDYLNVLAGMRATHYDTAELYRLAGAVLREGASIPGLERLKTVLVDDAQELTRGGVALVEALRGRGVAVVAFGDPDIGSGAFRGATPELFARLAASLGAVRVLDGDHRSHPGISRLARSVTQAIGAGGRVDHRRAPGPEVDLRGAVETFRAGSPYEEADRIAWGLRAWHLDEGVPWDAMAVIAHDTRQLTRLEAELAAREVPTRAAGVQRPLGEQQAVREIVEIVRLGLQPAAERDPSALLDALMSPFGGLDGVGVRRLRARLRHAELAEGGNRPARELLREALAEPAILVLLDTPEARTAERFAVTLARLHELGRGGATVHELLWEAWDRSRAADGRRLQVAWRDVATSTQALAAETGRALDGLVALFDAAKRFVERSPQEGPLPFIREILDSDVPEDTLSSPERPGHVTLLTPASALGTEFDAVVIAGVQDGVWPNVRLRGGLLDTWQLPDVVSAARAGRETPDAAGALDRRRAALHDELRLFVRAVSRARARLLVTAVDDDDATPSALLSLLPAPPEHGGRTEHPLTLRGLVARHRRVLTSEASPDARREAAEQLAVLASEGVPGADPAQWYGVEGPSTTAPLVDAAERPVRVSPSRMETFETCGLDWAVRALGGDTQAAPSAGIGTILHAALEASPDGELDVMRAVLDDRWGELDFEAPWIERKERRRAEEYLGRLHAYLRRVRGENGVPLASEATFRVAIPLEGELRAIGVPEGGHVPEIGPHALVSGVIDRVERYPAGEGDHADARGRGWRPMSSEHPGAADHTVVVDLKTGKGEARLSDAKVSGDAQLAAYQLAVEEGLVPGADARSLAGARLVVVSQTTSRSAYRVAHQPALDAGSREEFLRRVREAARGMSASVFTAHVDTHCQGSHRPTLCRPHTVKPVSAS, encoded by the coding sequence ATGCCGAGCTGGGAATGGGACGCCGCGCAGCGCGCCGTCGTCGGGATGCCGCAGGACGCGTCCGCGACCGTGATCGGGGCGCCGGGCACGGGGAAGACGTCCGTGCTCGTCGAACGCGTCGCCGCGCTCGTCGGCTCGGGAACGAGCGCCGAGGAGGTCCTCGTCGTGACGCCCTCGCGGGCCTCGGCGACCCGGCTGCGCGACGAGCTCGGACTCCGCGTCGCGGTGGCGAGCCCCGGCCCGCTCGCGCGCTCGATCGGGTCGCTCGCGTTCCAGATCGTGCGCGCCGACGCCGTGCGGAGGAGGGCGGACGCCCCCCGGCTCCTGACCGGCGCCGATCAGGACAGGATCCTCGCGGAGATCCTCGCCGGCCACGAGGAGGACGAGGCCGCAGGCGTCGATCGCTGGCCGGCGCACCTGGCGGCGCCCGTGCGCGCGTCGAAGGGGTTCCGGTCGGAGCTGCGCGCCTTCCTCACCGAGCTCGTCGAGCTGGACGTCCCGGCGCGCGAGCTGCGCGCGCTGGGGAGGGAGACGTGGACGGCCGTGGCCGATCTCGTCGACGACTACCTCAACGTGCTCGCCGGGATGCGCGCGACCCACTACGACACCGCCGAGCTGTACCGCCTCGCGGGCGCCGTGCTGCGGGAGGGCGCCTCGATCCCCGGCCTCGAGCGGCTGAAGACCGTCCTCGTCGACGACGCGCAGGAGCTCACCCGGGGCGGCGTCGCGCTCGTCGAGGCGCTCCGCGGCCGCGGCGTCGCGGTCGTCGCCTTCGGCGACCCCGACATCGGCTCCGGCGCCTTCCGCGGCGCGACGCCCGAGCTGTTCGCCCGCCTCGCGGCGTCGCTGGGCGCCGTGCGCGTCCTCGACGGCGACCACAGGTCGCATCCGGGCATCTCCCGTCTCGCGCGCAGCGTGACGCAGGCCATCGGCGCGGGAGGGCGGGTGGACCATCGCCGGGCCCCGGGGCCGGAGGTCGACCTCCGGGGAGCGGTGGAGACGTTCCGCGCCGGCTCCCCGTACGAGGAGGCCGACCGCATCGCCTGGGGACTGCGGGCGTGGCACCTCGACGAGGGGGTGCCGTGGGACGCGATGGCGGTCATCGCCCACGACACCCGTCAGCTGACGAGGCTCGAGGCCGAGCTCGCCGCGCGCGAGGTGCCCACGCGAGCGGCGGGCGTGCAGCGGCCCCTCGGCGAGCAGCAGGCCGTGCGCGAGATCGTCGAGATCGTCCGTCTCGGCCTGCAGCCGGCCGCCGAACGGGATCCCTCGGCGCTCCTCGACGCGCTGATGTCGCCGTTCGGCGGCCTCGACGGCGTGGGCGTGCGGCGTCTGCGTGCGCGTCTGCGCCATGCCGAGCTGGCGGAAGGCGGGAACCGGCCGGCGCGCGAGCTGCTGCGCGAGGCGCTCGCCGAGCCCGCGATCCTGGTGCTGCTCGACACCCCCGAGGCGCGCACGGCCGAGCGCTTCGCCGTCACGCTGGCGCGTCTGCACGAGCTCGGCCGCGGCGGCGCGACCGTCCACGAGCTCCTGTGGGAGGCGTGGGACCGTTCGCGCGCGGCCGACGGCCGCCGGCTGCAGGTCGCCTGGCGCGACGTCGCGACGTCCACGCAGGCGCTCGCGGCGGAGACCGGGCGGGCCCTCGACGGGCTCGTCGCGCTGTTCGACGCGGCCAAGCGCTTCGTGGAGCGCAGTCCGCAGGAGGGCCCCCTTCCGTTCATCCGCGAGATCCTCGACAGCGACGTGCCGGAGGACACCCTCTCGTCTCCCGAGCGCCCGGGGCACGTGACGCTGCTGACGCCCGCCTCCGCGCTCGGCACCGAGTTCGACGCCGTCGTCATCGCGGGCGTGCAGGACGGCGTGTGGCCGAACGTGCGGCTGCGCGGCGGGCTGCTCGACACCTGGCAGCTGCCGGACGTCGTGTCCGCCGCCCGGGCGGGACGCGAGACCCCCGACGCGGCGGGTGCGCTCGACCGGCGCCGCGCCGCGCTGCACGACGAGCTCCGGCTGTTCGTGCGCGCCGTGTCGCGGGCACGGGCGCGTCTGCTCGTGACCGCGGTCGACGACGACGATGCGACGCCGAGCGCCCTCCTGTCGCTCCTCCCGGCCCCGCCGGAGCACGGCGGACGCACCGAGCATCCCCTGACGCTGCGCGGCCTCGTCGCCCGGCACCGGCGGGTGCTCACCTCCGAGGCCTCGCCCGACGCGCGCCGCGAGGCCGCGGAGCAGCTGGCCGTCCTCGCGTCGGAGGGCGTGCCGGGCGCCGATCCCGCGCAGTGGTACGGCGTCGAGGGGCCGAGCACGACGGCTCCGCTCGTCGACGCCGCCGAGCGGCCCGTGCGCGTCTCGCCCTCGCGGATGGAGACGTTCGAGACGTGCGGCCTCGACTGGGCGGTGCGCGCGCTCGGCGGCGACACGCAGGCCGCGCCGTCGGCGGGGATCGGGACCATCCTGCACGCGGCGCTCGAGGCCTCGCCGGACGGAGAGCTCGACGTCATGCGCGCCGTGCTCGACGACCGCTGGGGCGAGCTGGACTTCGAGGCGCCGTGGATCGAGCGCAAGGAGCGCCGTCGGGCCGAGGAGTATCTCGGGCGACTCCACGCCTATCTGCGGCGCGTGCGCGGCGAGAACGGCGTCCCGCTCGCATCGGAGGCGACCTTCCGCGTCGCGATCCCGCTGGAGGGCGAGCTGCGGGCGATCGGCGTCCCCGAGGGGGGCCACGTGCCCGAGATCGGCCCGCATGCGCTCGTGAGCGGCGTGATCGACCGCGTCGAGAGGTATCCCGCGGGGGAGGGGGATCACGCGGACGCGCGCGGACGGGGGTGGCGCCCGATGTCCTCCGAGCATCCGGGCGCGGCCGACCACACCGTGGTCGTCGATCTCAAGACGGGGAAGGGCGAGGCACGCCTGTCGGACGCGAAGGTGTCGGGCGACGCGCAGCTGGCGGCGTACCAGCTGGCGGTCGAGGAGGGACTCGTCCCCGGCGCCGATGCGCGATCCCTCGCGGGCGCCCGCCTCGTCGTCGTCTCGCAGACGACGAGCAGGAGCGCGTATCGCGTCGCCCATCAGCCGGCGCTCGACGCCGGGTCGCGCGAGGAGTTCCTCCGACGCGTGAGGGAGGCGGCGCGCGGCATGTCGGCGAGCGTCTTCACGGCGCACGTCGACACGCACTGCCAGGGCTCCCACCGCCCGACCCTGTGCCGTCCGCACACCGTCAAGCCGGTCAGCGCCTCATGA
- a CDS encoding ATP-dependent DNA helicase, producing the protein MTVLGTPARRAWTGARALSADVIAAALGQPRPTDAQREVIEASPAPALVVAGAGSGKTETMAARVVWLVANGHVAAEEILGLTFTRKAAGELADRIGARLARIGELGDRGLLPHLPRIVAEGRLERVERAEERSPAARETVRRQVLDELASEFRTGWDPRRRAGVSDLLDRPRVATYNAFADAVVREHAARIGRDPEAALLSQSASWLLARQVVMNAADIGLDELDNALSTIVEAVQRLAGDALDHRADLDAVEAFAAQFAGELGRFADPSRATKREIDKAWDNLTALPRLLALVRAYGEEKRRRGVLDFADQVTGALEIVESSPQVADELRSQYRVVLLDEYQDTSVVQTRLLATVFRDMSVMAVGDPNQSIYGWRGAGADNLHAFSGAFSREVAAGRHDLMISWRNDRAILVAANRLLSPLGGEGTLPLEPLRERPGAGPGTVERRYERTVEEEADAVAEWFARVREAHGRGAAPGARAHTGAILFRAKRHMQTFAGALDAHGVPHRILGLGGLLSTPEVTDVVAALRVVHDPTQGSALIRLLVGPRFGIGIADMGALHDLATTLSRRDGALAPLSDEVLARIRASAGADEQVSIVDAVDFVRTVPDDYRLLSAISPEGRARLREAGALLDRLRRAAGQPIPDLIRLVEAELRLDIELAANETRGPARVASTQLRAFVDEVRAFLDADDRGTIGSLLAWLDHAEQTDELMPRTEPPEPGVVQLLTIHGSKGLEWDSVAVVRLTAGELPKTPTGTAGWLGFGVLPYPFRGDRAALPRVDWTPGPETDAKDLENALRAFKEGGRQHQLAEERRLAYVAVTRARSELLLTGSHWAGQSRPRGPSAFLEEIAEELGLDPIAPLDDDANPYDGEGGTLQWPLDALGSRRARVEDAAAVVRSAVGSTPQPTAELARLLAERRQRDEGSAPVVPTRVQASRFKDYVTDFAGTTGQLARPLPERPYRQTRIGTLFHQWVEQRSGLVGAGPQLDDALWDGDDEAGAERASGTASTDVSAADAAEMERLQEIFERSEWAALQPLDVETEIDFVLPGADGEAPHIVICKLDAVYRRADRGGRIEIVDWKTGRAPRTPAEREDRMLQLALYRLAYHERHGVPLEEIDVALFYVADDLVLRGERVYTADELSRRWNAARRDAARRDA; encoded by the coding sequence ATGACGGTCCTGGGCACTCCCGCGAGGCGCGCGTGGACGGGCGCGCGGGCGCTGTCGGCGGACGTCATCGCCGCGGCCCTCGGGCAGCCCCGCCCGACCGACGCGCAGCGCGAGGTGATCGAGGCGTCGCCCGCTCCCGCTCTCGTGGTGGCGGGCGCGGGCAGCGGGAAGACCGAGACGATGGCCGCGCGCGTCGTGTGGCTCGTCGCCAACGGCCACGTCGCCGCGGAGGAGATCCTCGGGCTCACCTTCACCCGCAAGGCGGCGGGCGAGCTGGCGGATCGGATCGGAGCGCGCCTCGCCCGCATCGGCGAGCTCGGCGACAGGGGGCTGCTCCCGCACCTGCCGCGCATCGTCGCCGAGGGGCGCCTCGAGCGGGTCGAGCGCGCGGAGGAGCGGAGCCCCGCCGCGCGGGAGACGGTGCGCCGCCAGGTTCTCGACGAGCTCGCCTCCGAGTTCCGGACCGGGTGGGATCCCCGGCGGCGGGCCGGCGTGTCCGACCTGCTCGACCGGCCGCGCGTCGCGACCTACAACGCCTTCGCGGACGCCGTCGTCCGCGAGCACGCCGCCCGCATCGGGCGGGACCCCGAGGCGGCGCTCCTGTCGCAGTCGGCGTCCTGGCTGCTCGCGCGCCAGGTCGTCATGAATGCCGCGGACATCGGGCTCGACGAGCTCGACAACGCGCTCTCCACGATCGTCGAGGCGGTGCAGCGGCTCGCCGGCGATGCGCTCGACCACCGGGCGGACCTCGATGCGGTCGAGGCGTTCGCCGCGCAGTTCGCGGGGGAGCTGGGCCGCTTCGCCGATCCGAGCCGGGCGACCAAGCGCGAGATCGACAAGGCATGGGACAACCTGACGGCCCTGCCCCGGCTGCTCGCGCTGGTCCGGGCCTACGGCGAGGAGAAGCGCAGGAGGGGAGTCCTCGACTTCGCCGACCAGGTGACCGGTGCGCTCGAGATCGTCGAGTCGTCGCCGCAGGTGGCGGACGAGCTCCGCTCCCAGTACCGCGTCGTGCTGCTCGACGAGTACCAGGACACCTCCGTCGTCCAGACCCGCCTGCTGGCGACGGTGTTCCGCGACATGTCCGTCATGGCCGTGGGCGACCCGAACCAGTCGATCTACGGCTGGCGCGGAGCCGGCGCGGACAACCTGCACGCGTTCTCCGGCGCGTTCTCGCGGGAGGTCGCGGCCGGACGCCACGACCTCATGATCAGCTGGCGCAACGACCGCGCCATCCTCGTCGCGGCGAATCGTCTGCTCTCCCCGCTGGGAGGGGAGGGGACGCTCCCCCTCGAGCCGCTCCGCGAACGTCCGGGAGCGGGGCCCGGGACGGTCGAGCGCCGATACGAGCGCACCGTCGAGGAGGAGGCGGACGCCGTGGCCGAGTGGTTCGCTCGCGTGCGCGAGGCGCATGGCCGCGGTGCCGCACCGGGCGCCCGGGCGCACACGGGCGCCATCCTCTTCCGTGCGAAGAGGCACATGCAGACGTTCGCCGGCGCGCTCGACGCGCACGGCGTGCCCCACCGCATCCTCGGGCTCGGCGGCCTGCTGTCCACGCCCGAGGTCACGGACGTCGTGGCCGCGCTCCGCGTCGTCCACGACCCGACGCAGGGATCCGCGCTCATCCGGCTCCTCGTGGGACCGCGGTTCGGCATCGGGATCGCCGACATGGGCGCCCTCCACGATCTCGCGACGACGCTGTCCCGTCGCGACGGCGCCCTCGCTCCGCTCTCCGACGAGGTGCTCGCGCGGATCCGGGCGTCCGCGGGGGCGGACGAGCAGGTGTCGATCGTGGACGCCGTCGACTTCGTCCGGACCGTGCCGGACGACTACCGGCTGCTCTCCGCCATCAGCCCGGAGGGACGCGCGCGGCTGCGGGAGGCCGGCGCGCTCCTCGATCGCCTCCGGCGCGCCGCGGGCCAGCCCATCCCCGATCTCATCCGCCTGGTCGAGGCGGAGCTGAGGCTCGACATCGAGCTCGCGGCGAACGAGACCCGCGGCCCGGCTCGCGTGGCGTCGACGCAGCTGCGCGCGTTCGTCGACGAGGTGCGCGCCTTCCTCGACGCCGACGACCGCGGCACGATCGGGAGCCTTCTGGCCTGGCTCGACCACGCCGAGCAGACCGACGAGCTCATGCCGCGCACGGAGCCGCCCGAGCCGGGGGTGGTGCAGCTGCTGACGATCCACGGATCGAAGGGTCTCGAGTGGGATTCGGTGGCCGTCGTGCGGCTGACGGCGGGGGAGCTGCCGAAGACGCCTACGGGGACGGCGGGATGGCTCGGCTTCGGCGTGCTGCCCTACCCGTTCCGCGGCGACCGCGCGGCGCTGCCGCGCGTGGACTGGACGCCCGGCCCCGAGACGGACGCCAAGGACCTCGAGAACGCTCTGCGCGCGTTCAAGGAAGGGGGCCGGCAGCATCAGCTCGCGGAGGAACGACGGCTCGCATACGTCGCCGTGACGCGAGCGCGCTCCGAGCTGCTGCTGACGGGATCGCACTGGGCGGGGCAGAGCCGCCCCCGGGGGCCGAGCGCGTTCCTCGAGGAGATCGCCGAGGAGCTCGGCCTCGACCCGATCGCGCCCCTCGACGACGACGCGAACCCGTATGACGGCGAGGGGGGCACGCTGCAGTGGCCGCTCGACGCCCTCGGCTCCCGGCGTGCGCGCGTCGAGGACGCGGCCGCCGTCGTCCGCAGCGCGGTGGGGTCGACGCCGCAGCCGACCGCGGAGCTGGCGCGACTCCTCGCGGAGCGCAGGCAGCGCGACGAGGGGTCTGCGCCCGTCGTCCCGACGCGCGTGCAGGCCTCGCGCTTCAAGGACTACGTCACGGACTTCGCCGGGACCACGGGACAGCTCGCGCGACCGCTGCCCGAGCGTCCGTACCGGCAGACGCGGATCGGGACCCTGTTCCACCAGTGGGTCGAGCAGCGCTCCGGTCTCGTGGGCGCGGGGCCGCAGCTCGACGACGCGCTGTGGGACGGCGACGACGAGGCGGGTGCCGAGCGGGCGTCGGGCACGGCGTCCACGGACGTCTCGGCGGCCGACGCGGCGGAGATGGAACGTCTCCAGGAGATCTTCGAGCGCAGCGAGTGGGCCGCCCTGCAGCCCCTCGACGTCGAGACGGAGATCGACTTCGTGCTCCCCGGCGCGGACGGCGAGGCGCCGCACATCGTCATCTGCAAGCTCGACGCGGTCTACCGCCGCGCCGACCGCGGCGGCCGCATCGAGATCGTCGACTGGAAGACGGGGCGGGCGCCGCGCACGCCGGCCGAGCGCGAGGACCGCATGCTCCAGCTGGCGCTGTATCGCCTCGCCTATCACGAGCGACACGGCGTCCCGCTGGAGGAGATCGACGTCGCGCTGTTCTACGTCGCGGACGACCTCGTGCTGCGAGGCGAGCGCGTGTACACGGCCGACGAGCTCTCGCGGCGCTGGAACGCCGCGCGCCGGGATGCCGCGCGCCGAGACGCGTGA
- a CDS encoding phosphotransferase, with translation MARSLLTLAAAATAAVPGAEVTGVRTLTAGGGGRHDSAVATLADGRELVVRVPADENAEREIAAEVVALRALTSGVRELLGFEAPVFHGSVPYDGTNAIVTSFVRGYQVEAGEIPQGPGVATSIGRAMAVVHGLPGSVVRSAGLPVRSPEQSRAEVERILDAAGASGRVPVRLMVRWREAVEDDRLWSFESAVCLGGTQPTSFVIVDDVAGVPRVSGVLEWQGLSIDDPAVDLRWVSSAPSATDDVFEAYGAAAHRAPDAALRVRARLHAELEFARWLVHGLETHRPEVVDDAAALLESLSEGVRDDRLRAGLGAASSDVDDALAAIGRVPETASATVDTSMQTDAYDPAQLGLDPDAGWGDAAPAEERPLTTETVPDVRLPSAQPADDAEATAPLDMDAYIALERETDGSERRDR, from the coding sequence ATGGCACGCTCACTCCTCACTCTAGCCGCGGCCGCGACGGCCGCCGTGCCCGGTGCGGAGGTCACGGGCGTACGGACCCTGACGGCAGGAGGCGGCGGCCGCCACGACTCCGCCGTCGCCACGCTCGCCGACGGGCGCGAGCTCGTCGTGCGCGTGCCGGCGGACGAGAACGCGGAGCGCGAGATCGCGGCCGAGGTCGTGGCGCTGCGCGCGCTGACGTCGGGAGTGCGCGAGCTGCTCGGCTTCGAGGCCCCCGTCTTCCACGGCTCCGTCCCGTACGACGGGACGAACGCGATCGTCACGAGCTTCGTGCGCGGGTATCAGGTCGAAGCCGGCGAGATCCCTCAGGGGCCCGGCGTCGCGACGTCGATCGGGCGGGCCATGGCCGTCGTCCACGGCCTCCCGGGGTCGGTCGTCCGGTCGGCGGGCCTGCCCGTCCGCTCTCCCGAGCAGTCGCGGGCGGAGGTCGAGCGCATCCTCGACGCGGCGGGCGCGAGCGGACGGGTGCCCGTGCGGCTCATGGTCCGATGGCGGGAGGCCGTCGAGGACGACCGGCTCTGGTCGTTCGAGTCGGCGGTCTGCCTCGGGGGCACGCAGCCGACCTCGTTCGTGATCGTCGACGACGTCGCGGGCGTCCCGCGCGTCTCGGGCGTGCTCGAGTGGCAGGGCCTGTCGATCGACGATCCCGCCGTCGATCTGCGCTGGGTGTCGTCCGCGCCCTCGGCGACCGATGACGTCTTCGAGGCGTACGGCGCGGCGGCCCACCGCGCTCCCGACGCCGCTCTGCGGGTCCGCGCGCGCCTGCACGCCGAGCTGGAGTTCGCGCGCTGGCTCGTCCACGGTCTGGAGACCCATCGCCCGGAGGTCGTGGACGACGCCGCGGCGCTCCTCGAATCGCTCTCCGAGGGCGTGCGCGACGATCGCCTGCGCGCGGGCCTCGGCGCGGCGTCCTCCGACGTCGACGACGCGCTCGCGGCGATCGGCCGGGTGCCGGAGACGGCGTCCGCGACCGTCGACACGTCGATGCAGACCGACGCCTACGATCCCGCGCAGCTCGGCCTCGACCCGGACGCCGGCTGGGGGGACGCCGCCCCGGCGGAGGAGCGCCCCCTCACCACCGAGACGGTGCCGGACGTGCGTCTCCCCTCGGCCCAGCCCGCCGACGACGCCGAGGCGACCGCTCCGCTCGACATGGACGCCTACATCGCGCTCGAACGCGAGACGGACGGCTCCGAGCGCCGCGACCGCTGA